Proteins encoded by one window of Salmonirosea aquatica:
- a CDS encoding DNA polymerase III subunit gamma/tau translates to MDHFVVSARKYRPITFDSVVGQSHITTTLKNAIRTNHLAQAFLFCGPRGVGKTTCARILAKTINCQNLSDDIEPCGECDSCVSFQNNASFNIHELDAASNNSVDDIRNLIDQVRYPPQTGKYKIYIIDEVHMLSPAAFNAFLKTLEEPPSYAIFILATTEKHKILPTILSRCQIFDFNRIRTTDIADHLAHIAQKENIVADREALELIGQKADGGLRDALSMFDLNVTFSPTNELTYADVLENLHILDYDYYFRITDALLKGSIAESLLLFDEIIRKGFDGHLFVVGLLEHFRNLMVCKDPITVSLLEVTEAARTKYLDQSHRATLSFLLSALSVGSQCDIHYKTSKNQRLHVELCLMKLAKLPDLLALQTLPTTNGQAAEAEKKKVESPVALTTESDAPAYGAKVPTPATPSAPPAPAAPSRLRSTAHIAPAAVGAATLPGTDTKSAALPKPSATEPVILPDKLPLTLDNAVHFWQEFAEKRRIERNSSTEEVTLNRDFALENQTIKIALDNDLQRDTLTALRNDLIWYLRERLDAPTLSLDFRVAPQEVKRMPYTAQEKFAYLAEKNPHLQVLKEALGLDTEF, encoded by the coding sequence ATGGATCATTTCGTTGTATCAGCCCGCAAGTACCGTCCCATCACCTTCGATTCAGTGGTAGGGCAGTCGCACATTACCACCACGCTTAAGAATGCCATTCGCACCAACCACCTGGCGCAGGCGTTCCTGTTTTGCGGGCCCCGTGGCGTAGGCAAGACGACCTGCGCGCGTATTCTGGCCAAGACTATCAACTGCCAGAATCTCAGCGATGACATCGAACCCTGCGGTGAATGTGATTCCTGCGTCAGCTTTCAGAATAACGCTTCGTTTAATATCCATGAACTCGATGCGGCTTCCAACAATTCAGTCGACGATATCCGGAATCTGATCGACCAGGTAAGGTACCCCCCGCAAACGGGCAAGTACAAGATTTACATCATTGATGAGGTACACATGCTCTCGCCGGCGGCATTCAATGCCTTTCTGAAAACACTCGAAGAGCCGCCGAGCTACGCTATTTTTATTTTGGCGACCACGGAGAAGCACAAGATCCTGCCGACCATTCTGTCGCGCTGTCAGATCTTCGATTTCAACCGGATACGTACCACCGACATTGCCGATCATCTGGCGCACATCGCTCAGAAAGAAAACATCGTCGCCGACCGTGAGGCACTGGAACTGATCGGACAAAAGGCCGATGGCGGACTGCGCGACGCCCTTTCCATGTTCGACCTGAACGTGACGTTCTCCCCCACCAACGAACTGACATACGCCGATGTGCTGGAAAACCTGCATATCCTGGATTACGACTACTACTTCAGGATCACGGATGCGCTGTTGAAAGGTAGCATTGCGGAATCACTGCTGCTGTTCGATGAAATCATCCGCAAAGGCTTTGACGGACATCTGTTCGTGGTAGGTTTGCTCGAACACTTCCGAAATCTGATGGTGTGTAAAGATCCTATCACCGTATCGTTGCTGGAAGTGACGGAAGCCGCCCGCACCAAGTACCTGGATCAGTCCCATCGGGCTACTCTGAGTTTTCTGCTCTCGGCGCTGAGTGTGGGAAGTCAGTGCGATATCCACTACAAAACTTCGAAAAACCAGCGGCTGCATGTGGAGCTATGTCTGATGAAGCTCGCCAAACTACCCGACTTGCTGGCGCTGCAGACACTTCCCACGACCAACGGACAGGCGGCCGAAGCCGAAAAAAAAAAAGTTGAGTCACCCGTTGCCCTGACGACCGAATCGGATGCGCCGGCATATGGGGCCAAGGTACCTACCCCCGCTACGCCCTCGGCTCCTCCAGCTCCCGCCGCCCCCAGCCGTCTGCGTAGTACGGCGCACATTGCCCCGGCTGCCGTAGGCGCTGCCACTTTGCCCGGAACGGACACTAAATCAGCGGCTTTGCCCAAGCCCTCGGCAACCGAGCCGGTCATCTTACCGGACAAGCTCCCACTCACCCTGGATAACGCGGTACATTTTTGGCAGGAGTTTGCGGAAAAGCGGCGTATCGAGCGTAACTCTTCCACCGAAGAAGTGACCCTCAACAGGGATTTTGCGCTCGAAAACCAGACTATTAAAATTGCTTTAGACAACGATTTGCAGAGAGATACCCTGACTGCCCTTCGAAACGACTTGATCTGGTATTTGCGGGAAAGACTGGATGCCCCTACCCTCTCACTGGACTTCCGGGTAGCTCCGCAGGAGGTGAAGCGGATGCCCTATACGGCACAGGAAAAATTCGCTTACCTGGCTGAGAAAAACCCCCATTTACAGGTACTTAAGGAAGCTTTGGGACTGGATACGGAGTTTTAA
- a CDS encoding 3-keto-disaccharide hydrolase, translating to MKSLLLWFSIIQLSSLTLSAQPSKSRGEWTSLFNGKNLKGWETYLDAPYTQDKSAKRVPIGLNKDPNRVFSVVKVDGEPALRISGETFGGINTLADFENYHLRLEFKWGELQWPPKLGQPRDSGLLYYSGGAHGTPMLWMESFEFQIQEGDTGDYWGVMNVATDIPARKNEKGKYVYSPGSPLLLFQDKTPNGRSCLKYPDAEKPTGQWNVVDLYCVGDTCVHVINGTVNMVLLNTRHLVNGKMEPLTQGKIQIQSEGAEVYYRNIQVRSIGQLPAGLLE from the coding sequence ATGAAATCGCTACTTCTCTGGTTCAGCATTATCCAGCTTTCAAGCCTTACGCTTTCGGCCCAACCTTCGAAAAGCCGTGGAGAGTGGACGTCCCTTTTCAATGGTAAGAATTTGAAAGGCTGGGAAACCTACCTGGATGCGCCTTATACCCAGGATAAATCGGCCAAAAGGGTTCCCATTGGACTGAACAAAGATCCCAATCGGGTGTTCTCGGTGGTGAAAGTGGATGGTGAGCCGGCTCTGCGCATTTCGGGCGAAACCTTCGGGGGCATCAATACCCTGGCCGATTTTGAAAATTACCATTTGCGGCTGGAATTCAAATGGGGTGAACTGCAATGGCCGCCCAAACTGGGCCAACCCCGCGACAGCGGCCTGCTGTACTATAGTGGGGGTGCCCATGGTACCCCCATGTTATGGATGGAATCATTTGAGTTTCAGATTCAGGAAGGCGATACGGGTGACTACTGGGGCGTGATGAACGTAGCCACGGACATTCCGGCCCGTAAAAATGAGAAGGGAAAGTATGTGTACAGTCCGGGCAGTCCGCTTCTACTTTTTCAGGATAAGACTCCCAACGGGCGCTCGTGCCTGAAGTACCCCGACGCCGAAAAACCCACCGGACAGTGGAATGTGGTGGACCTTTACTGCGTGGGTGATACCTGCGTCCACGTAATCAATGGTACTGTCAACATGGTGCTGCTCAATACCCGGCATCTGGTGAACGGCAAAATGGAGCCCCTTACCCAGGGTAAAATTCAAATTCAATCCGAAGGGGCGGAAGTCTACTACCGCAACATTCAGGTACGCTCAATCGGGCAGTTACCTGCCGGTCTGCTGGAATAG
- a CDS encoding TetR/AcrR family transcriptional regulator, with protein sequence MEYNTKQLQIIEVAERLFASKGFAGTSVRDIAQEADINVAMISYYFGSKEKLIEALFSVRMVQTRTQIEMILQNEELTPLQKVNIWIDMVIDRLMSNQCFHKIMMREQLSTERTPIISGQIMELKIRNMELMKKLITEGQEKGAFRHDVDLTLMVTTLYGTINHAMATQDYLKIIQGKEGVEDSQYQLYLRSALSTHLKSIFKSSVSNEIAHVNQ encoded by the coding sequence ATGGAATACAACACCAAACAATTACAAATCATAGAGGTAGCCGAGCGGCTGTTTGCCAGCAAAGGCTTTGCGGGTACCTCGGTGCGGGACATTGCCCAGGAAGCCGATATCAATGTGGCCATGATCTCATACTATTTCGGCTCTAAGGAAAAACTGATTGAAGCGCTGTTCAGTGTGCGGATGGTTCAGACCCGTACCCAGATAGAAATGATTCTTCAGAACGAAGAACTGACTCCACTGCAAAAGGTAAATATCTGGATCGACATGGTCATCGACCGGTTGATGTCGAACCAGTGCTTTCACAAAATCATGATGCGTGAACAGCTTTCGACGGAACGTACTCCTATTATTTCCGGGCAGATCATGGAGCTTAAGATCAGGAATATGGAGCTGATGAAGAAACTGATTACGGAAGGGCAGGAAAAGGGCGCCTTCCGGCATGATGTGGATCTGACGCTGATGGTGACTACCCTGTACGGAACTATCAATCATGCCATGGCTACCCAGGACTATCTCAAAATAATTCAGGGCAAGGAAGGTGTTGAAGATTCGCAATACCAACTCTACCTGCGGAGTGCCCTGAGTACCCACTTAAAATCAATCTTTAAATCATCTGTATCGAATGAAATCGCTCATGTCAATCAATAA
- a CDS encoding TolC family protein gives MSINKRNGIAVLLVLLSVVQLHAQAPVSLTVGEAVQMSLKNSKSLKLSQSNVDLAVLNTRQIKDSQLPSFSVSGSYLRLNSPNVSLKLGQQAPSNGETPPAEPGTRDIHVNQAMYGMASAALPLFAGFKFKYSLEASKYLEQAAKLDVEHDREAVIQNTVAAYGNLYKARKAVELVQESLKREQERVAQFTNREQNGLLARNDLMKAKLQESNAELALLDAENDLKVTTVNMDLMLGLPENTDIIPDAASFAVLAEAGTVADWEQKAIQYRKDLTANGIRQKAANDNIKIAKADKYPSLALTGGYVALSIPGLATIPNAMNAGLGVKYDVASLWKSKTKIEQARTQVSQLQTAESMLLDQVHVEVNTAYYNYVLSVRKIDVYAKAVEQADENYRITKNKYDNSLVTTTELLDADVAQVQSRINYEAAKADALVAYKKLEQVSGLIQ, from the coding sequence ATGTCAATCAATAAACGAAATGGGATAGCCGTACTGCTCGTGCTACTTTCGGTTGTCCAGCTGCACGCTCAGGCCCCAGTATCGCTCACGGTAGGTGAGGCTGTGCAAATGAGCCTGAAAAACAGTAAGAGCCTTAAGCTAAGCCAGTCCAATGTGGACCTGGCTGTGCTCAATACCCGCCAGATCAAGGATAGCCAGCTACCCTCATTCAGCGTATCGGGTTCTTATCTGCGACTGAACTCACCGAATGTATCCCTCAAACTGGGACAGCAAGCCCCTTCTAACGGAGAAACGCCACCTGCTGAACCGGGTACCCGTGATATACACGTCAACCAGGCCATGTACGGCATGGCGAGTGCCGCGTTGCCCTTGTTTGCCGGCTTCAAATTCAAGTACAGCCTGGAAGCTTCCAAGTACCTCGAGCAGGCTGCCAAGTTGGATGTGGAGCACGACCGCGAAGCGGTGATCCAGAATACAGTGGCTGCCTACGGTAACTTGTACAAAGCCCGTAAAGCCGTAGAATTGGTACAGGAAAGCCTGAAACGCGAACAGGAGCGGGTGGCCCAGTTTACTAACCGAGAACAAAACGGTCTGCTGGCCCGCAATGATCTGATGAAAGCCAAGTTGCAGGAGTCCAATGCTGAACTGGCGCTACTGGACGCCGAAAATGACCTGAAAGTCACGACAGTCAATATGGATCTGATGCTGGGGCTACCTGAAAACACGGACATCATTCCCGATGCGGCAAGTTTTGCCGTGCTGGCCGAAGCTGGTACCGTGGCCGACTGGGAACAAAAGGCCATCCAGTATCGGAAAGATCTGACCGCGAATGGGATTCGCCAGAAAGCAGCCAACGATAATATTAAAATCGCCAAAGCTGACAAGTACCCCAGCCTGGCTCTGACGGGCGGCTACGTGGCGCTGAGTATTCCCGGCCTGGCTACCATACCCAACGCCATGAACGCCGGCCTGGGCGTGAAGTACGACGTGGCTTCGCTCTGGAAATCCAAAACCAAAATCGAGCAGGCCCGTACGCAAGTGTCGCAGTTGCAGACCGCCGAGTCCATGCTGCTGGATCAGGTACATGTGGAGGTCAACACGGCTTACTACAATTATGTGCTGAGCGTCCGTAAGATCGACGTGTACGCCAAAGCCGTAGAACAGGCCGATGAGAATTACCGCATCACTAAAAACAAATACGACAACAGCCTGGTGACGACGACCGAACTGCTCGATGCCGATGTGGCGCAGGTGCAGTCCCGTATTAATTACGAAGCTGCCAAAGCCGACGCATTGGTCGCTTATAAAAAACTGGAACAGGTCAGTGGGCTGATTCAGTAA
- a CDS encoding HlyD family secretion protein, with the protein METNQTTAEAPKKVATPPAPKKTNKRFLIILGLLVLVGGSWGFTKYNHGLHHEETDDAQVDANISPVIPRTSGYVTEIRVKDNQMVHKGDTLIMLDNRDQLIKLEQAQAALYGSESNLTVANATTTASQAAGTTYQANVSVVEAQIEEAKVNVWRANQDFARYENLIKDHSITQQEFEQAQAAKQKAERALATLVAQKNAAQRQAQAASSQTNATSQQKAVANANIKAREAEIENAKLNLSYTVITAPTDGRVSKVNAQPGQFLQAGQSLFSIIASTDPWVVANFKETQLNDIKVGQPVKVHVDAYPDHVFEAKVASFAPATGARFALLPPDNASGNFVKVVQRVPVRIEFAQANDEYLAQLRPGMNVFVDVEIN; encoded by the coding sequence ATGGAAACGAACCAAACCACAGCAGAAGCACCTAAAAAGGTAGCCACGCCGCCAGCACCCAAAAAAACCAATAAGCGCTTTTTAATCATCCTGGGACTGCTGGTTCTGGTGGGAGGTAGCTGGGGCTTCACCAAATACAACCACGGCCTGCATCATGAAGAAACCGATGATGCGCAGGTCGATGCCAACATTAGCCCGGTAATTCCCCGTACCTCAGGCTACGTCACGGAAATTCGGGTGAAAGACAATCAGATGGTCCACAAAGGTGATACGCTCATCATGCTGGACAACCGCGATCAACTCATCAAGCTGGAACAGGCTCAGGCCGCACTTTATGGCTCAGAGAGCAATCTGACTGTGGCCAATGCCACCACCACCGCTTCGCAAGCGGCAGGTACCACCTACCAGGCCAATGTGTCGGTGGTCGAAGCCCAGATCGAAGAAGCCAAGGTCAACGTATGGCGTGCCAATCAGGACTTCGCCCGCTACGAAAACCTGATCAAGGACCACTCGATCACTCAGCAGGAATTTGAGCAGGCGCAGGCTGCCAAGCAAAAAGCCGAACGGGCTTTAGCTACCCTCGTGGCTCAGAAAAATGCCGCGCAACGTCAGGCCCAGGCCGCCAGTTCACAGACCAATGCTACCTCGCAGCAAAAAGCCGTGGCCAATGCCAACATCAAAGCGCGGGAAGCTGAAATCGAAAACGCGAAACTGAATCTGTCCTATACGGTCATCACGGCTCCTACTGACGGGCGGGTGTCCAAAGTGAATGCCCAGCCGGGCCAATTTTTGCAGGCTGGCCAGAGTCTGTTTAGCATCATTGCATCCACCGATCCCTGGGTTGTGGCCAATTTTAAAGAAACCCAACTCAATGACATTAAGGTAGGTCAGCCCGTGAAGGTACACGTGGATGCCTATCCCGACCACGTCTTTGAGGCCAAGGTAGCCTCCTTTGCACCCGCTACGGGGGCCCGCTTCGCCCTGCTACCCCCCGACAATGCCAGCGGCAACTTCGTGAAGGTGGTACAGCGCGTACCGGTCCGCATCGAATTTGCCCAGGCCAACGACGAATATCTGGCGCAGCTTCGCCCCGGTATGAACGTCTTTGTGGACGTTGAAATAAACTAA
- the fabF gene encoding beta-ketoacyl-ACP synthase II produces the protein MKRVVITGLGAITPLGNTVAELWDNIRAGRSGAGPITKFDASKFKTRFACEVKGFDPESYIDKKELKKYDPFTQYALAASEQAVADAGLDFASMDESERYDIGVIWGTGNGGISTFEQQLKEFDTGDGTPRFNPYFIPKMIVDIAAGVISMRYQLHGPNYCTVSACASSNTAIISAFDTIRMGKATMMIAGGSEAAITPASVGGFGAAQALSKQNDSPQTASKPFDRDRDGFVMGEGAGALVLEELDHALARGATIYAEMAGGGMAGDAYHLTGTHPEGLGAVLGIQRALRDAGITAEAIDYVNAHATSTGIGDLSELVGIKRVFGDRPVPISATKSMTGHLLGAAGAVESIISILSVKHDLIPATINVTTLDERIPEGMNLILGKAVSQKVNYALNNTFGFGGHTASSIFKKYL, from the coding sequence ATGAAACGAGTAGTCATCACCGGCCTGGGGGCCATAACTCCCCTGGGAAATACCGTCGCCGAACTCTGGGACAATATCAGGGCCGGCCGGAGCGGCGCCGGCCCTATTACAAAATTTGACGCCAGCAAATTCAAGACCCGCTTTGCCTGCGAAGTGAAGGGCTTTGACCCGGAAAGCTATATTGACAAAAAAGAGCTGAAAAAATACGATCCCTTCACGCAGTACGCCCTGGCCGCCAGCGAGCAGGCGGTAGCGGATGCCGGGCTTGATTTTGCCAGTATGGACGAAAGCGAGCGCTACGACATCGGCGTGATCTGGGGTACGGGCAACGGCGGGATCAGTACTTTCGAACAGCAGCTGAAGGAGTTTGATACGGGCGACGGTACCCCGCGGTTCAATCCCTATTTCATCCCAAAAATGATCGTGGATATTGCGGCCGGGGTCATCTCTATGCGCTATCAGCTGCACGGGCCCAACTACTGTACCGTATCGGCCTGTGCCTCGTCCAATACGGCCATCATCAGTGCGTTCGATACCATCCGGATGGGCAAGGCGACCATGATGATCGCGGGCGGCTCCGAGGCGGCCATTACGCCCGCTTCGGTGGGAGGATTCGGGGCGGCACAAGCGCTTTCCAAGCAGAACGACAGCCCTCAGACTGCCTCCAAACCCTTTGACCGCGATCGCGATGGCTTCGTGATGGGCGAGGGCGCCGGGGCGCTCGTGCTCGAAGAACTGGACCATGCCCTGGCGCGCGGGGCTACCATCTACGCCGAAATGGCAGGGGGTGGCATGGCCGGTGATGCCTACCACCTCACCGGTACCCATCCCGAAGGACTAGGGGCGGTTCTGGGCATTCAGCGCGCCTTGCGCGATGCGGGCATTACGGCGGAAGCCATCGATTATGTCAATGCCCACGCCACGTCTACGGGCATAGGTGACCTGAGTGAACTGGTAGGTATTAAACGGGTGTTCGGTGACAGACCCGTACCCATCAGCGCCACCAAATCCATGACCGGCCACCTGCTGGGGGCGGCCGGCGCGGTGGAGAGCATCATCAGCATTCTGTCGGTAAAGCATGACCTCATTCCGGCTACCATTAATGTCACAACGCTCGACGAGCGAATCCCCGAGGGAATGAATCTGATTCTGGGAAAAGCCGTATCCCAAAAAGTTAACTATGCGCTGAACAACACCTTTGGGTTTGGCGGTCATACGGCGAGCTCCATTTTCAAAAAGTACCTTTGA
- a CDS encoding TetR/AcrR family transcriptional regulator, with amino-acid sequence MRKSEKTRQYILEKTAPLFNKKGYAGTSLSDITDTTGLTKGSIYGNFSNKDEVALAVYEYSTGLLTGILNRAINEKNTAPDKLIAMTEFYRDHWPGIFGNGGCPMLNAAIEADDGPPFLQTCVQASFANWEKKIVNILETGEKKGEIRQGIVAADYASTIITQIEGGIMLAKITGNTRHLILALDRLVKMIDHELKP; translated from the coding sequence ATGCGAAAATCAGAAAAAACCAGGCAGTATATTCTGGAAAAAACCGCGCCGCTATTCAATAAAAAGGGTTATGCGGGTACCTCTTTGTCCGACATCACCGATACGACCGGCCTAACCAAAGGGAGTATCTACGGCAATTTTTCTAACAAAGACGAGGTAGCTCTGGCCGTGTACGAGTACAGCACCGGGCTACTCACCGGGATACTGAATAGGGCAATCAATGAGAAAAATACGGCTCCCGACAAGCTGATCGCGATGACGGAGTTTTATCGCGACCATTGGCCCGGTATATTTGGCAACGGCGGTTGTCCGATGCTGAACGCCGCCATCGAGGCGGATGACGGCCCGCCGTTCTTGCAAACCTGCGTGCAGGCCAGCTTTGCAAACTGGGAAAAAAAGATCGTGAACATCCTGGAAACAGGGGAAAAGAAGGGGGAAATCAGGCAGGGAATTGTGGCCGCGGATTATGCCAGTACGATCATCACCCAAATCGAGGGGGGGATCATGCTGGCAAAAATAACCGGAAACACCCGGCACTTAATCCTGGCCCTCGACCGTCTTGTCAAGATGATAGACCACGAATTGAAGCCTTGA
- a CDS encoding DUF72 domain-containing protein — protein sequence MAAHIGTSGWSYDHWQGVLYPDPTPVHDRFYYYVDQFQTVELNSSFYRWPHERTFASWRRRLPEGFQFTVKAPRGLTHGKRLYAPEVWIERIKKCWHILGEKRAILLVQLSPNFAYDYARLDYFLSQVPDWIRVAVEFRHPSWHHEAIFQLLERHQAAYCVMSGAGLPCILRATALHVYVRLHGPDAGWLYGGSYADDDLRWWADRIREWERAGKEVFVYFNNDGGGNAVRNAFTLRHFLGR from the coding sequence ATGGCAGCACACATAGGTACCTCGGGCTGGAGCTACGATCATTGGCAGGGGGTACTTTATCCCGATCCCACGCCCGTCCACGATCGGTTTTATTACTACGTGGATCAGTTCCAGACCGTTGAACTCAACAGTAGTTTCTACCGCTGGCCCCACGAACGTACCTTCGCCAGCTGGCGGCGGCGATTGCCCGAAGGCTTTCAGTTCACGGTCAAAGCGCCCCGCGGCCTCACCCACGGCAAGCGGCTTTATGCGCCCGAGGTGTGGATTGAAAGAATAAAGAAATGCTGGCATATCCTGGGCGAAAAGCGCGCGATTCTGCTGGTGCAGCTCTCGCCCAACTTTGCCTATGATTACGCCCGGCTCGACTATTTTCTGAGCCAAGTACCCGACTGGATTCGGGTAGCGGTGGAGTTTCGTCATCCCAGCTGGCATCATGAAGCCATTTTCCAACTCCTCGAACGCCATCAGGCGGCCTACTGCGTCATGAGCGGAGCGGGACTGCCCTGCATTCTGCGGGCCACGGCTCTGCATGTGTACGTGCGCCTGCACGGGCCCGATGCCGGCTGGCTCTACGGCGGCTCCTACGCCGACGACGACCTGCGCTGGTGGGCCGACCGGATTCGGGAATGGGAGCGGGCCGGAAAAGAGGTATTCGTGTATTTCAACAACGACGGCGGTGGCAATGCCGTCCGCAATGCTTTTACCCTGCGGCATTTTCTGGGTAGGTAG
- a CDS encoding 3-keto-disaccharide hydrolase, translating to MIPERFLLKGTFQLAFLLLLGYPGWAQSEFEPLVFRNLFNGKDLKGWVNVNTAEDTWQVKKGTLVSTGKPIGVMRTDRQYENFILEIEWKHMEAGGNSGVFVWSEGTQFGDNPLTKAIEVQMLELEWAIQHNETDAYVHGELFPTMGMTAIPDNPRGTRSKSLEKRCRGKGEWNKYVVVCVDGTVKLSVNGKFVNGLRGSERKKGYICLEAEGAEIHFRNIRILELPPGITSAEQTAPLVD from the coding sequence ATGATTCCTGAAAGATTTCTGCTTAAAGGTACCTTCCAACTGGCTTTCCTGTTGCTGCTAGGATACCCGGGTTGGGCGCAGTCTGAGTTTGAGCCGTTGGTATTCAGGAATTTGTTCAACGGCAAAGACCTCAAAGGTTGGGTGAATGTCAACACGGCCGAGGATACCTGGCAGGTGAAGAAAGGTACCCTGGTGAGTACCGGCAAACCCATCGGCGTGATGCGCACCGACCGTCAGTACGAAAACTTCATCCTGGAAATCGAGTGGAAACACATGGAGGCGGGCGGCAACTCCGGTGTGTTTGTGTGGAGCGAGGGTACCCAATTTGGCGACAATCCGCTCACCAAGGCCATCGAAGTGCAGATGCTGGAATTGGAATGGGCCATTCAGCATAATGAAACCGACGCCTACGTACACGGTGAACTGTTCCCGACGATGGGCATGACCGCCATTCCTGACAACCCACGGGGTACCCGCAGCAAATCGCTCGAAAAACGCTGCCGGGGCAAGGGCGAGTGGAACAAGTACGTGGTGGTTTGCGTGGATGGTACCGTGAAGCTCTCCGTCAACGGGAAGTTTGTCAACGGGCTGCGTGGCTCGGAACGCAAGAAGGGGTACATCTGCCTGGAAGCCGAAGGGGCCGAAATCCACTTTCGCAACATCCGCATTCTGGAACTCCCGCCGGGCATCACCTCGGCCGAGCAGACGGCACCGCTAGTGGATTGA
- a CDS encoding HPF/RaiA family ribosome-associated protein produces MIIQINTDHNITVHEAFQTELNDKIAEKLHRFAGQLTRVEVHLSDENGSKEGQRDKRCLMEARMEGMQPIVVTELNDTLMQAINGAIVKMKAALDSAVGKVRNH; encoded by the coding sequence ATGATTATACAGATCAATACCGATCACAACATTACGGTACATGAAGCATTCCAAACGGAATTGAATGATAAGATCGCGGAAAAATTGCACCGCTTTGCCGGACAACTGACCCGCGTGGAGGTACATCTTTCGGACGAAAACGGCAGTAAGGAAGGGCAACGGGACAAGCGTTGCCTGATGGAAGCCCGCATGGAAGGCATGCAGCCCATCGTGGTCACCGAACTGAACGATACGCTGATGCAGGCGATCAACGGAGCGATCGTCAAAATGAAAGCCGCGCTCGACTCCGCCGTAGGAAAAGTCAGGAATCATTGA
- a CDS encoding DUF6134 family protein has protein sequence MLLYERVKKRIILLLVLLLVLLQVPARSQAIIYDILLAGRAVGELTITPSRGSDGSENLRVRGAIDTFLYDVVYVGENRFEKGVLKTALSSQEVNGKLKEKTNTVQTSDIYHVTFADAKSASKETAQVPHPINHTVTSLYYREPVNLKQIYSDRFGKMCPVQKVGTSAYEIVMPDGKKTRYTYADGQCREVQSEIVGFNLIFRIQPGSVRR, from the coding sequence ATGCTCCTCTATGAACGCGTGAAAAAACGAATCATCCTCCTTCTGGTTTTACTGCTGGTGCTACTGCAGGTACCTGCCCGGAGCCAGGCCATCATCTACGACATTCTGCTGGCCGGACGCGCCGTGGGCGAGCTTACGATCACACCCTCCCGGGGGAGTGACGGCAGCGAAAACCTGCGCGTGCGCGGGGCCATCGATACTTTTCTGTACGACGTGGTGTATGTGGGCGAAAACCGCTTTGAAAAAGGCGTGCTGAAAACCGCCCTTTCGAGTCAGGAAGTGAATGGCAAGCTGAAAGAAAAGACCAATACGGTGCAGACTTCGGATATCTACCACGTCACGTTCGCCGATGCCAAATCTGCCTCAAAGGAAACGGCGCAGGTACCTCATCCCATCAACCACACCGTGACCAGCCTCTACTACCGTGAGCCCGTAAATCTCAAACAGATTTACTCCGACCGCTTTGGCAAGATGTGCCCGGTCCAGAAGGTAGGTACCAGTGCCTACGAGATTGTGATGCCGGATGGAAAAAAGACGCGCTACACCTACGCCGACGGACAATGCCGTGAAGTGCAGTCTGAGATTGTGGGGTTTAACCTGATTTTCAGGATTCAGCCGGGGAGTGTGAGGAGGTAA